One part of the Bacillus sp. FJAT-45350 genome encodes these proteins:
- a CDS encoding PH domain-containing protein, producing MRPVPSQVISRKALPLWKIRASIEALFVAVLPVGYYFLTRYLPLPNWGLWAIILFYITFFIFYVFVLPHIRWKRWRYEVLDEEVDIQYGVLIVRRTLIPMNRVQHVDTEHGPLMRKYKLAAVTISTAATVHQIPALTVEVAENLRDQISKLATEADTDD from the coding sequence TTGCGTCCTGTACCAAGTCAAGTCATTTCTAGAAAGGCATTACCACTTTGGAAAATTAGAGCGAGTATAGAAGCACTTTTTGTAGCTGTTCTCCCTGTCGGTTATTATTTTTTAACGCGGTATTTACCACTTCCCAATTGGGGACTGTGGGCGATTATACTATTTTATATTACGTTCTTTATCTTTTATGTATTTGTCCTACCACATATAAGGTGGAAGAGATGGAGGTATGAAGTACTTGATGAGGAAGTAGACATCCAATATGGTGTGTTAATTGTTAGACGAACACTTATACCGATGAATCGAGTACAACATGTTGACACTGAACATGGTCCACTCATGAGAAAATACAAACTAGCCGCAGTAACGATTTCTACAGCAGCAACTGTTCATCAAATTCCAGCATTAACTGTAGAAGTTGCTGAGAATCTAAGAGACCAAATTTCAAAACTAGCGACGGAAGCTGATACGGATGATTAA
- a CDS encoding SLC13 family permease has protein sequence METELLLTFIILLVTTALFMVGRIRSDLVALLSLLALVLTGIISIGDALAGFSNSVVIMIAGLFIVGGGIFRSGLAEMAGNVLMKASGDSEVKLLFMLMVIVGILSAFMSNTGTVAVLLPVVVSLALKMNTSPAKFLIPLAFASSLGGVLTLIGTPPNLIVSQTLHDFGYERLSFFDFTPIGIVALVTGIIFLMTFGRVLLPKQDMKKKQKQDEETSPKELVNDYKITDKLYTVKVLQGSPVVGKMLSDLRLPSLYNLAVLKIERKSKDGSKLLPMRYLEMAGPTSILQEHDYLYIQGAHALVDKLCIDLGLKIVTDKSTDATKLISRELGIAEVLLTPHSSLINESVSSLGFREKYNLNIVGINRKGDYLLKDMSEKKLRFGDALLVQGAWTDIELLAKETRDVVVVGQPHEHASMAAASGKAPIAGAIMLFMLTLMTFEIVAAVTAVIIAAVLMVITGCLRNMDDAYGRINWESVILIGAMLPMATALEQTGGVKLIADTLVNSLGGYGPIAVMAGFYFSTMFFSQFISNTATAVLFAPIAITAAIGMGVSPYPLLLAVSVAASMAFATPVASPTNALVMTAGGYKFIDFVKIGVPLQIVLFIVMMFAIPYFFPF, from the coding sequence TTGGAAACTGAATTACTTCTTACATTTATTATCTTGTTAGTAACGACAGCATTATTTATGGTTGGTAGAATTCGTTCTGACTTGGTTGCTTTATTATCTTTATTAGCTCTAGTATTGACAGGGATTATTTCAATTGGAGATGCGTTAGCTGGATTTTCAAATTCTGTTGTTATCATGATTGCAGGTTTGTTTATTGTTGGTGGAGGAATTTTCCGCTCAGGTTTGGCAGAAATGGCTGGGAATGTATTAATGAAGGCTTCTGGAGATAGTGAAGTAAAGCTTTTATTTATGCTTATGGTTATTGTAGGGATATTAAGTGCTTTTATGAGTAACACAGGTACAGTTGCTGTACTATTACCAGTTGTCGTTAGTTTAGCGTTAAAAATGAATACAAGCCCTGCTAAATTTTTAATACCATTAGCATTTGCAAGTAGTTTAGGTGGTGTACTTACGTTAATTGGAACACCTCCGAACTTAATTGTCAGTCAAACACTTCATGATTTTGGCTATGAGCGTTTGTCATTTTTTGATTTTACACCAATTGGTATTGTTGCTTTAGTTACAGGAATTATCTTTCTAATGACATTTGGAAGAGTTTTATTGCCTAAGCAAGATATGAAAAAGAAACAAAAGCAAGATGAGGAAACCTCTCCAAAGGAACTAGTGAATGATTATAAAATTACAGATAAACTGTATACAGTCAAAGTTTTACAAGGTTCACCTGTAGTCGGTAAAATGCTATCGGATTTAAGGTTACCTTCTCTATATAATCTTGCTGTGCTTAAGATTGAGAGGAAATCGAAGGATGGTTCTAAGCTTTTGCCAATGAGGTATCTTGAAATGGCTGGGCCGACAAGTATTTTACAAGAACATGATTATCTTTACATACAAGGGGCGCATGCTTTAGTTGATAAACTGTGTATTGACTTAGGGTTAAAAATTGTTACTGATAAATCAACAGATGCTACAAAATTAATATCAAGAGAATTAGGCATAGCAGAAGTTTTGCTTACTCCACATTCCTCATTAATTAATGAATCAGTTTCTTCATTAGGATTTCGTGAAAAATACAACTTAAATATTGTTGGTATTAATCGTAAAGGGGATTATCTACTCAAAGATATGTCAGAAAAAAAGCTCCGTTTCGGAGATGCACTATTAGTTCAAGGGGCATGGACGGATATTGAATTACTTGCTAAGGAAACCCGTGATGTAGTAGTAGTTGGTCAACCACACGAGCATGCTAGTATGGCAGCAGCTAGTGGAAAGGCACCAATTGCAGGTGCGATTATGTTGTTTATGCTTACCCTGATGACCTTTGAAATTGTTGCAGCTGTAACAGCCGTCATTATTGCAGCAGTATTAATGGTGATTACGGGATGTTTGCGCAATATGGATGATGCCTATGGTAGGATCAATTGGGAAAGTGTAATCTTGATAGGGGCAATGCTTCCTATGGCAACAGCACTTGAACAAACTGGTGGTGTAAAGCTAATAGCTGATACTCTTGTTAATTCATTAGGAGGATATGGTCCAATAGCTGTTATGGCAGGCTTTTATTTTTCGACTATGTTTTTTAGTCAGTTTATTAGTAATACAGCTACCGCAGTCTTATTTGCACCGATTGCAATTACGGCTGCTATAGGAATGGGTGTCAGTCCTTATCCACTATTATTAGCAGTATCAGTAGCGGCAAGTATGGCATTTGCTACTCCTGTCGCTTCACCAACAAATGCATTAGTAATGACTGCAGGAGGGTATAAGTTTATTGATTTTGTAAAAATAGGTGTACCACTACAAATTGTTTTGTTCATCGTAATGATGTTCGCCATCCCATACTTCTTCCCGTTTTAA
- a CDS encoding MBL fold metallo-hydrolase: MNSRKPIKIDDRIHLIDGFDLDMPSRTGSYVIQEDKLTLVETGPSNSIPYILKGLNELQLDPKDIEYIIVTHIHLDHSGGAGLLLKDCPNAKIVVHPRGARHLVDPSRLVQGARAVYGEDFDRLFSPVLPIAEEKLLVMEDGDTLQIGENCTLTFYDTPGHADHHFSIHDPISNGIFTGDTLGVRYEEHRDLGEKLFLPSTSPSQFKPDAVLSSLERIKELNVSKIYFGHFGAESDVEEVYRQIEHWLPIFMEVGQKAVDTGQDYKWTAKELVTLVQKSLHEKGVPDDHPIYGILSLDMEVCTMGIHLYIEKLAKRADK; encoded by the coding sequence ATGAATTCTAGAAAACCAATTAAGATTGATGACCGTATTCATTTAATTGATGGGTTTGACTTAGATATGCCGTCAAGAACAGGTTCTTACGTGATTCAGGAGGACAAATTAACATTAGTAGAAACAGGTCCTAGTAACTCAATTCCTTATATTTTAAAGGGATTAAATGAATTACAACTTGACCCAAAAGATATCGAATACATTATCGTTACACATATTCACCTTGACCATTCTGGTGGCGCAGGCTTACTCTTAAAGGATTGTCCTAATGCGAAAATCGTTGTACATCCTAGAGGGGCTCGTCACCTTGTAGATCCAAGTCGTTTAGTACAAGGAGCAAGAGCTGTATATGGTGAGGATTTCGATCGTCTATTTAGCCCAGTTCTTCCAATTGCTGAAGAGAAATTACTAGTAATGGAAGATGGAGATACATTACAAATTGGTGAAAACTGTACGTTAACATTCTATGATACACCAGGTCATGCTGACCACCATTTCAGCATCCACGATCCTATAAGTAACGGTATCTTTACTGGTGATACACTCGGTGTACGCTATGAAGAACATCGAGATTTAGGAGAGAAGTTATTCCTCCCTTCTACTTCACCTAGTCAATTTAAACCTGATGCCGTTCTTTCATCACTAGAGCGTATTAAAGAGTTAAACGTTTCTAAAATTTATTTCGGTCACTTCGGTGCAGAATCTGATGTGGAAGAAGTATATAGACAAATTGAGCATTGGCTTCCAATTTTTATGGAAGTTGGTCAAAAAGCAGTAGATACTGGGCAAGATTATAAATGGACAGCTAAAGAATTAGTCACTCTTGTCCAAAAAAGTTTACATGAAAAAGGTGTCCCAGATGACCATCCTATATATGGAATTTTAAGCTTAGACATGGAAGTTTGTACAATGGGAATACATCTTTACATCGAGAAGCTAGCTAAACGAGCAGATAAGTAA
- a CDS encoding PP2C family protein-serine/threonine phosphatase — protein MKIMIVDDSRDDQILIEHYLKQAGIDQLVFYSSSLKAFEALELWDRQNSESKFPDLLLVDIMMPTMNGLEFCQIIKQKPRLAEIPVIVMTASDKISYLEQAFEVGARDFIKKPLKRIELLSRVKQAFNLYKERINRENAEQKLCDVLNDLQQDISIAKQIQKNMLGRAFSNQSLSIDARFIPSTELSGDLYYWVPIDKHKYGLIICDVRGHGIPGALISMSIRSLLYGLFTRVTEPVQVISELNRHMYRLYIADDPDRLISYYFTAIYLLIDTKEKKIEYSNAGHPPGLLFKPDSTHEVLNIGSPPIGLLSDIIINKGEIQYEVGSTIFLYSDGLTELPDNREIDGVQFLCNIVNKENLDDPQLLDLMIEHRLQASSTEDDICLISIKLQ, from the coding sequence ATGAAAATTATGATAGTGGACGATTCTCGTGATGACCAAATCCTAATTGAACATTACCTAAAACAAGCTGGTATTGACCAATTAGTATTCTATAGTTCTAGTTTAAAGGCATTTGAAGCATTAGAGTTATGGGATAGACAAAACAGTGAAAGTAAATTTCCTGATTTACTTTTAGTAGATATTATGATGCCGACAATGAACGGTTTAGAGTTTTGTCAAATTATTAAGCAAAAGCCTAGGCTTGCAGAGATCCCTGTCATTGTTATGACTGCTAGTGATAAAATCTCTTATTTAGAACAAGCATTTGAAGTTGGTGCAAGAGACTTTATCAAAAAGCCTCTTAAAAGAATCGAATTACTATCAAGAGTAAAACAAGCCTTTAACCTTTATAAGGAACGTATAAATCGCGAAAATGCGGAACAAAAATTATGTGATGTATTAAATGATTTACAACAAGATATCTCAATAGCTAAGCAAATCCAGAAAAACATGCTTGGCCGAGCGTTTTCAAATCAGTCTTTATCTATTGATGCTCGTTTTATTCCTTCAACAGAATTATCAGGTGATTTGTATTATTGGGTACCCATTGATAAACATAAATACGGATTAATTATTTGCGATGTTCGAGGTCACGGTATCCCTGGTGCTCTTATCAGCATGTCGATTCGCTCTCTTCTTTATGGATTATTCACAAGAGTAACCGAGCCTGTTCAAGTTATATCAGAATTAAATCGACACATGTACCGTCTCTATATTGCAGACGACCCTGATAGGTTAATATCTTATTATTTCACAGCTATTTACCTATTAATTGATACAAAAGAAAAGAAAATAGAGTATAGTAATGCAGGTCATCCACCTGGTTTACTATTCAAACCAGATTCTACTCATGAAGTACTAAATATTGGTTCACCTCCTATTGGACTTCTTTCAGATATCATCATTAATAAGGGAGAAATTCAGTATGAAGTAGGGTCTACAATCTTTTTATATAGTGATGGATTAACCGAACTGCCAGACAATCGAGAAATTGATGGCGTACAATTTTTGTGTAATATCGTCAACAAAGAAAACCTTGATGATCCGCAATTATTAGACTTAATGATCGAACATCGATTACAGGCTTCGAGTACAGAGGATGACATTTGTCTCATTTCCATTAAACTACAGTAA
- a CDS encoding methyl-accepting chemotaxis protein: MQIAIHTYIESYTSSMMKLNEVEELQHRLNDSSVTLAANAEQTTSSIEDKEKHVQTMLTGINEIQETSQVMIEQVQAGKNDVSSALTEVDRIVKTIEETKNLTTELTESSTKIGQVVKVIRDISNQTNVLSLNATIEAARAGEQGRGFSVVAKEVRKLANQTQEALDHIQEQITMVQDKTANFENAFIKIVDQTSTFRDMNQRIIDVLDRSVNGVQESDERIQKFSGFVKEFKETFQEISEASQNIANMAEELSYLNSELSSKFR; encoded by the coding sequence ATGCAAATTGCGATACACACATATATAGAATCCTACACTTCGTCAATGATGAAACTAAATGAAGTTGAGGAATTACAACACCGACTAAATGATTCTTCTGTGACGTTAGCGGCTAATGCTGAACAAACAACTTCTTCTATAGAGGATAAAGAGAAACACGTACAAACGATGCTAACAGGAATTAATGAAATTCAGGAAACATCGCAAGTAATGATAGAACAAGTTCAGGCAGGTAAAAACGATGTATCTTCTGCTCTAACAGAAGTTGACAGAATTGTGAAGACTATTGAAGAGACGAAAAATTTAACAACTGAATTGACAGAGAGCTCAACGAAAATTGGTCAGGTTGTTAAAGTTATACGTGATATTTCGAATCAAACAAATGTTCTTTCTTTGAATGCGACAATTGAAGCGGCAAGAGCAGGAGAACAAGGTCGAGGATTCTCTGTAGTTGCTAAAGAAGTACGTAAATTAGCAAATCAAACACAAGAGGCGCTAGATCATATCCAGGAACAAATAACAATGGTTCAGGATAAAACTGCAAATTTTGAGAACGCCTTTATTAAAATTGTTGACCAAACGAGTACATTCCGTGATATGAACCAACGAATCATTGATGTATTAGATCGTTCTGTAAATGGTGTACAGGAAAGTGATGAGAGAATTCAAAAATTTAGTGGCTTTGTTAAGGAATTTAAAGAAACATTCCAAGAAATTTCAGAAGCATCTCAAAACATTGCCAATATGGCAGAGGAATTAAGTTACTTAAATAGTGAGCTAAGTAGTAAATTCCGTTAA
- a CDS encoding ATP-binding protein — protein sequence MIKYKCNVLTNSNISSHVENILEKVNEQIKLDDTSLLYYNFKLAMWEIFCNVIVHSSTNENKKVDVEVNWDNNKIFLVIEDYGEGFKWEENVPSEAPSANQIGGRGLLFIDQICHEFFYDSTGRIATVVFLRD from the coding sequence ATGATTAAATATAAATGTAATGTATTAACTAACTCCAATATTTCTAGTCATGTTGAAAATATATTAGAAAAAGTAAATGAACAGATAAAGTTAGATGACACTAGCTTACTTTATTACAATTTTAAATTAGCTATGTGGGAAATCTTCTGTAATGTAATTGTACATTCTAGTACAAATGAGAATAAAAAAGTTGATGTAGAAGTGAACTGGGATAATAACAAGATTTTTTTAGTAATTGAGGACTATGGAGAGGGCTTTAAATGGGAGGAAAACGTTCCAAGTGAAGCACCATCCGCGAATCAAATCGGTGGAAGAGGCTTGTTGTTCATCGACCAAATTTGCCATGAGTTTTTTTATGATAGTACCGGTAGAATTGCTACAGTTGTTTTTTTACGGGATTAA
- a CDS encoding DUF2777 family protein, whose product MNRKQAHTLIGSYVLIDEQTEGQYIGTLLQVIAEPRKPWKGIVKVASIHTLPLQELSPDGEFTLQEPLYKENEEIEVTGSKVMFFEDEVETYQESLITSLTKEIDIQKDQLKILSSLLTYLQMLDPEKAEEYQRFFTSDDDPEIKDTNYVYYLLNEVKNQVMLYDEDQEQYLALEGCPFEFELYYEKQWRKCHYISGMEFQLENDEVIELSPDVMLRLEKQQFEPYHLLINELEKPALESLEKSLQSFKVSHDDVVHCQNSLLLQLLHSTESKQFKGVNFITFQTKQQTVVVQHHYERTLSENDNDDVYDRFEFTTDKGQRSIVTYTNEFSTRDKN is encoded by the coding sequence ATGAATCGTAAACAAGCACACACACTAATTGGAAGTTACGTTCTAATTGATGAACAAACAGAAGGTCAATATATTGGTACATTACTCCAAGTTATTGCAGAGCCAAGAAAGCCTTGGAAGGGAATTGTAAAGGTCGCTTCTATTCACACATTACCTTTACAAGAGTTAAGTCCAGATGGGGAGTTCACTCTACAAGAGCCTTTATACAAAGAAAACGAAGAAATAGAAGTAACAGGATCTAAAGTAATGTTTTTCGAAGATGAAGTAGAGACTTATCAAGAATCTCTTATCACTTCACTTACAAAAGAAATTGATATTCAAAAAGACCAATTGAAAATTCTTTCATCTCTACTAACGTATTTACAAATGTTAGACCCAGAGAAAGCAGAAGAATACCAAAGGTTCTTTACTTCAGATGACGACCCAGAAATCAAGGATACTAACTATGTTTACTACTTATTAAATGAAGTAAAAAACCAGGTAATGTTATATGACGAAGACCAAGAACAATACTTGGCTCTAGAAGGCTGTCCTTTTGAGTTTGAATTATATTATGAAAAACAATGGAGAAAGTGTCATTATATATCTGGTATGGAATTTCAGCTAGAGAATGATGAAGTAATTGAGTTATCTCCTGATGTAATGCTACGTCTAGAGAAACAACAATTTGAACCATATCATCTACTAATTAATGAACTTGAAAAGCCAGCTTTAGAATCATTAGAAAAAAGCTTACAATCTTTCAAAGTATCACATGATGATGTTGTACATTGTCAGAACTCATTATTACTTCAGTTGCTTCACTCTACAGAGAGTAAGCAATTTAAGGGTGTAAACTTCATTACATTCCAAACAAAGCAGCAAACTGTTGTTGTTCAACACCACTATGAACGTACTCTTTCGGAAAATGACAATGATGATGTATATGACCGTTTTGAATTCACTACAGACAAAGGACAACGATCCATTGTCACATATACAAATGAATTTTCAACGAGAGATAAAAATTAA
- a CDS encoding PH domain-containing protein produces MINSKRLHPLAIFVSFLSLLKELIFPILITLFIGGTSPNRFFQPLIFMVIFLVGAFIYGIFYWITFRYQFSDGKLYIRKGVFIKRERSIQKERIQSYDIVAGVLQRMFGLVKVRIETAGGGGEPEVQLIAITRLEAEELREQLLKRPETQEENEELLDDAVLPIEKETDAFWKLSTKKLIYMALTSGGVGIVLSALIAIFTQVEQFVSERFYERTFVVFDGGGYFLVFILLFIIFVIAWIISIIATVLKYSDFNITKKDNELVISRGFLEKRQLTLHTNRITAIRIVRSIFRQPFGYVSVYVESGGGGRNEEQMSTVLFPMLKAEEIEEAFREIIPEYPVETEITKVPKRAWLRYQTRNLLLPVIVLAVVYWLLPFGVYLFALVPLFSLLGYWQYKDAGFSKSDQFVWLRSRKLNQTVVIVSRKKIQAVDSDQSPIQRMKRLATFRVSVLASISGKTFEVQDIDSIDSEKLLQWYSYDEKKQ; encoded by the coding sequence ATGATTAATTCAAAGAGGTTACACCCACTTGCTATTTTTGTATCATTTTTATCGTTGTTAAAAGAACTTATTTTTCCTATCCTCATTACTTTATTCATTGGTGGTACGAGTCCAAATCGTTTTTTTCAGCCATTAATTTTTATGGTTATCTTCTTGGTAGGTGCCTTTATTTACGGAATTTTCTATTGGATAACGTTTCGGTATCAATTCAGTGACGGGAAGCTCTATATACGTAAAGGGGTTTTCATTAAAAGGGAACGTTCGATACAGAAAGAACGGATTCAAAGCTATGATATCGTAGCAGGTGTACTTCAAAGAATGTTTGGATTAGTAAAGGTACGAATTGAGACAGCTGGTGGCGGTGGAGAGCCGGAAGTTCAATTAATTGCAATAACGAGGCTAGAAGCCGAGGAGCTCAGAGAACAGTTATTAAAGAGGCCGGAGACTCAAGAAGAGAATGAGGAATTACTTGACGATGCAGTTCTTCCGATAGAGAAGGAAACGGATGCATTCTGGAAACTATCGACAAAGAAATTGATTTATATGGCACTTACATCAGGTGGTGTTGGCATTGTATTATCAGCACTCATTGCAATATTTACACAAGTAGAGCAATTTGTTTCAGAGCGCTTTTACGAACGTACCTTTGTTGTTTTTGACGGAGGAGGCTATTTTCTTGTTTTTATATTGCTCTTTATCATCTTTGTCATAGCATGGATTATCTCAATTATTGCGACTGTCCTTAAATATAGTGATTTTAATATCACTAAAAAGGACAATGAGCTTGTCATATCTAGAGGATTTCTTGAGAAGAGACAATTGACGTTACATACAAATAGAATTACCGCAATCAGAATTGTGAGGAGTATTTTCCGTCAGCCATTTGGTTATGTTTCTGTTTATGTTGAGAGTGGTGGTGGAGGAAGGAATGAGGAACAAATGTCTACTGTTTTGTTTCCTATGTTGAAAGCAGAGGAGATAGAGGAGGCATTTCGAGAGATTATTCCTGAATACCCAGTTGAAACAGAAATAACAAAGGTACCTAAACGTGCTTGGTTACGTTATCAGACTCGAAACCTTCTTCTTCCTGTAATAGTTTTGGCGGTTGTCTATTGGTTACTGCCATTTGGTGTATATTTATTTGCCCTTGTACCTCTTTTTAGTTTATTAGGTTATTGGCAGTATAAAGATGCTGGGTTCAGCAAGTCTGACCAATTTGTCTGGTTACGAAGTCGAAAGCTCAATCAAACGGTTGTCATTGTATCAAGAAAGAAGATTCAAGCGGTGGATTCAGACCAATCACCTATTCAGCGCATGAAAAGGCTAGCTACGTTTAGAGTTTCCGTATTAGCCTCAATCTCTGGAAAAACCTTTGAAGTTCAGGATATTGATAGTATTGATAGTGAAAAATTACTACAATGGTATTCTTACGATGAAAAAAAGCAGTAA
- a CDS encoding TlpA disulfide reductase family protein, protein MALDFTLKEIRTNEDVTLSSFKGKSIMLTFWTSWCPDSLQDLQQKNRLYLNMAKDKLVFLTINVTGRERNERDANTFLEGAEYQFPTLVDEGTKVYNQFQCEGVPTTILINEKFEIVRNYNDQTPFIEIVKGLSELI, encoded by the coding sequence ATGGCACTAGACTTTACATTAAAGGAAATAAGGACAAATGAAGATGTGACTTTAAGCAGCTTTAAGGGTAAATCAATCATGTTGACGTTTTGGACATCGTGGTGTCCTGATTCATTGCAAGATTTACAACAAAAAAATCGGTTGTATTTGAATATGGCAAAGGACAAACTTGTGTTTCTTACAATAAATGTAACGGGAAGAGAGCGTAATGAGCGAGATGCAAATACATTTCTTGAAGGCGCAGAATACCAGTTTCCGACCTTAGTTGATGAGGGAACAAAGGTATATAATCAGTTTCAATGTGAGGGTGTACCTACAACAATTCTTATTAATGAGAAATTCGAGATTGTTCGAAATTACAATGATCAAACTCCCTTTATCGAAATAGTAAAAGGCTTATCTGAGTTGATATAA
- a CDS encoding BrxA/BrxB family bacilliredoxin: MSMHYDDYMRQVVKPMREELTAGGYKELTTAEEVESFMESAEGTTFVVINSVCGCAAGLARPAAVASLNHDAKPDNMVTVFAGQDKEATAKMRSYFDGYAPSSPSMALLKGKEVVHFIPREEIESYEREEILDNILQGFDKYCK; this comes from the coding sequence ATGTCAATGCATTATGATGATTATATGCGTCAGGTTGTAAAACCGATGAGAGAAGAGCTAACAGCAGGAGGATATAAGGAATTAACGACTGCAGAAGAGGTTGAGTCTTTTATGGAGAGTGCAGAAGGTACAACATTTGTTGTGATTAACTCTGTATGTGGTTGTGCTGCCGGACTGGCTCGCCCAGCGGCAGTTGCGTCATTAAATCATGATGCTAAACCAGATAACATGGTTACAGTCTTTGCAGGACAAGATAAGGAAGCTACCGCAAAAATGAGAAGCTATTTTGATGGGTATGCACCTTCTTCACCTTCTATGGCATTATTAAAAGGTAAAGAAGTTGTACACTTTATTCCACGTGAAGAAATTGAATCATATGAAAGAGAAGAAATTCTTGATAATATTCTTCAAGGATTCGATAAATATTGTAAATAG
- a CDS encoding guanylate kinase: MYNLNEKEMIFVFTGPDGSGRKTIAKLVGSTLNMEGVVSSTTRKKRPYETEDVDYHYLSREDFKQAYDNNEFIEKVEINGQLYGIKEADVKESFSKHGCIYIVLNNHGADILKELYGDKVIRIFLYADRDTVIKRQEERGDTPEVIEEHMSHYDEELNYKEKCEHAFENYELSHTVFEVTNAIESHLTAKK; this comes from the coding sequence ATGTATAATCTAAATGAAAAGGAAATGATTTTTGTTTTTACAGGTCCAGACGGTTCCGGAAGAAAAACGATTGCGAAGCTTGTTGGTAGCACACTTAATATGGAAGGTGTTGTATCATCAACAACTCGAAAAAAACGTCCTTATGAAACTGAAGATGTAGATTATCATTATCTTTCTAGAGAAGATTTCAAACAAGCATACGATAATAATGAGTTTATTGAGAAGGTTGAAATTAATGGCCAACTTTATGGAATCAAAGAAGCTGATGTAAAAGAAAGCTTCTCAAAACATGGTTGTATTTATATTGTTTTAAATAATCATGGTGCTGACATACTTAAAGAACTATATGGAGATAAAGTCATTCGTATTTTCTTATATGCTGATAGAGATACTGTTATTAAACGACAAGAAGAACGTGGAGATACTCCTGAAGTAATTGAAGAGCATATGAGTCACTATGATGAAGAGTTAAATTACAAAGAAAAATGTGAACATGCATTTGAGAACTATGAGCTTTCTCATACTGTGTTTGAAGTAACAAATGCTATTGAAAGCCACTTAACTGCAAAGAAATAA
- a CDS encoding STAS domain-containing protein, with translation MIEFINKEDSKLAVIVQGDINFETARELEITIMEQDFEVKAKEIEIDLSDVRFIDSTGVSLLIKWLHPLSKESEIIISNASEPIKNILKICKIDQFVTVL, from the coding sequence ATGATTGAATTTATAAATAAAGAGGATTCGAAGCTTGCTGTAATTGTACAGGGGGATATTAATTTTGAAACTGCTCGTGAATTGGAGATTACGATAATGGAACAAGATTTTGAAGTGAAAGCGAAGGAGATTGAAATTGATTTATCCGATGTGAGATTTATCGATTCAACTGGAGTGAGCTTATTAATCAAGTGGCTACATCCCCTTTCTAAGGAATCTGAAATAATCATTTCTAATGCATCAGAGCCAATTAAAAACATATTAAAAATTTGTAAAATTGACCAATTTGTAACTGTCCTATAA